A stretch of bacterium DNA encodes these proteins:
- a CDS encoding amidohydrolase family protein, whose product MPVFDIVIRNGRLAVPAGAARTDLGIDGQRIAQIGGPMSGTNEIDAAGLLVLPGGVDAHVHLTPGLRSPQEGPVWIDDIASGSAAALAGGITTLGNMTFLRDGELPLDGLDREAALVREGAIADFILHPVLREPTPAALDQILTLRDRGHTSLKFFMVTPGFDRQVAGFLEATERAAAAGLITMIHCEDYAIIARATARLIAEGRSDLRHYAESRPVVSETVATERAVAFAAATGAPVYVVHLSAAAALDVCRRAQSHGLPVYVETRPLYLHLTRERFGEPDGAKYVGQPPLRDAADVAALWDGLRQGSVHTVCSDHAPWSLAAKLDPALSVATLRPGVEGLELQMPMLYSEGVRTGRLSLERFIEVTSTNAAKLFGLYPAKGCIAVGSDADVVLFDPNLTRTVGAPRFSRCDYSVFAGRSVTGWPVLTMRRGEVVFDHGRVTGSPGTGRLIPRLPTCRL is encoded by the coding sequence ATGCCCGTCTTCGACATCGTGATCCGCAACGGCCGCCTGGCCGTCCCCGCGGGGGCGGCGCGGACCGATCTGGGGATCGACGGCCAGCGGATCGCCCAGATCGGCGGCCCGATGTCCGGCACGAACGAGATCGACGCCGCCGGCCTTCTGGTTCTGCCGGGGGGCGTCGACGCCCACGTGCACCTCACCCCCGGCCTGCGCTCACCCCAGGAGGGGCCGGTGTGGATCGACGACATCGCCAGCGGGTCCGCGGCTGCCCTGGCCGGGGGAATCACGACCCTCGGCAATATGACCTTTCTGCGCGACGGCGAGCTGCCCCTCGATGGGCTCGACCGCGAGGCCGCGCTGGTGCGCGAGGGGGCGATCGCCGATTTCATCCTGCACCCGGTGCTGCGTGAGCCGACCCCCGCGGCGCTGGATCAGATCCTGACCCTGCGCGATCGGGGGCACACCAGCCTCAAGTTTTTCATGGTGACCCCGGGATTCGACCGCCAGGTGGCCGGCTTTCTCGAGGCGACCGAGCGCGCCGCCGCCGCCGGACTGATCACGATGATACACTGCGAGGACTACGCGATCATCGCTCGGGCGACGGCGCGCCTGATCGCCGAGGGTCGCTCGGACCTCCGCCACTACGCCGAGAGCCGGCCGGTGGTGTCGGAGACCGTGGCCACCGAGCGCGCCGTCGCGTTCGCCGCGGCGACCGGGGCGCCCGTCTATGTGGTGCATCTGTCGGCCGCAGCCGCGCTCGACGTCTGCCGCCGCGCCCAGTCGCACGGACTGCCGGTGTACGTGGAGACGCGGCCCCTCTACCTCCACCTGACCCGGGAGCGTTTCGGCGAGCCGGATGGGGCGAAGTACGTCGGACAGCCGCCGCTGCGGGACGCGGCCGATGTCGCCGCTCTCTGGGACGGCTTGAGGCAGGGGTCCGTGCACACCGTCTGCAGCGATCACGCGCCGTGGAGCTTGGCGGCGAAGTTGGACCCCGCCTTGTCGGTCGCGACGCTGCGCCCCGGGGTGGAGGGCTTGGAGTTGCAGATGCCGATGCTCTACTCAGAGGGCGTGCGGACCGGGCGACTTTCGCTGGAGCGTTTCATCGAGGTCACGTCGACCAACGCGGCAAAGCTGTTCGGCCTCTACCCCGCGAAGGGGTGCATCGCCGTCGGCAGCGACGCCGACGTGGTGCTCTTCGACCCGAACCTGACGCGGACGGTCGGCGCCCCGCGCTTCTCTCGATGCGACTACTCGGTGTTCGCCGGGCGGTCCGTGACCGGGTGGCCCGTTCTGACCATGCGTCGCGGGGAAGTGGTGTTCG